One segment of candidate division KSB1 bacterium DNA contains the following:
- a CDS encoding transposase codes for MNAKEKAVFIKEINCEPEHVHALISLSADQSISKALQLLKGESSHWINDNKLAETKFGWQDEYFAVSVSESQIEKIITTIRNQEEHHKRKSYIEECDEFFKKYGFDNIKQMSLG; via the coding sequence TTAATTGTGAACCCGAACATGTACATGCACTAATATCACTATCAGCTGATCAATCAATTAGCAAAGCGCTACAATTATTAAAAGGTGAATCATCGCACTGGATTAATGATAATAAATTAGCAGAAACAAAATTTGGTTGGCAAGATGAATACTTTGCCGTATCTGTGAGCGAGTCACAAATTGAGAAAATTATCACAACTATTAGAAATCAAGAAGAACATCACAAAAGAAAAAGTTATATCGAGGAATGCGATGAGTTTTTTAAGAAATATGGTTTTGATAATATCAAGCAGATGAGTTTGGGCTAA
- a CDS encoding type II toxin-antitoxin system MqsA family antitoxin, translating to MSKTKCHYCGSEQYEERRIEYLYSHKGKYLLVPNTPVEFCLDCGMIYYDAVVLKEIEKQFFAIHNNSEEPDQYIEMPTKAYAH from the coding sequence ATGAGCAAGACTAAATGTCATTATTGTGGGAGTGAGCAATATGAGGAGCGTCGTATTGAGTATTTATATAGTCATAAGGGTAAATACTTGCTCGTTCCCAATACACCCGTGGAATTCTGTCTTGATTGTGGTATGATTTACTACGACGCAGTTGTCTTGAAAGAGATTGAAAAGCAGTTCTTCGCTATTCACAATAATTCCGAGGAGCCTGACCAATATATTGAAATGCCTACGAAAGCATATGCTCATTGA
- a CDS encoding TonB-dependent receptor — protein MFQTAFSANGHLTGKITDRETGKPLIGALVTINPPKLNAKSNQDGIYLVSNIPGGKYTIVLSHTGYHDVSLSDILINSGETTTIDTSLLAIRVEMNPYTVSASKRREKLLESPAHVIVIDDIEIESRTVLTPSEHLKTMPALDVATTGINQSLVVVRGFNNVFSGALLSLVDYRIARVPSLRVNIYHWIPIINEDLERIEVVLGPGSALYGPNSANGVMHMFTKSPFDSEGTRISIAGGERKIFMGSYRHAGSVNKRFGYKISGQYYQGMDWLYNDPEEPEKILKAKQTSSGRIVIGDSIDNSRNFDVEKLSIDARLDFNLKDDMKFIVNGGFNKSSNLELTGIGAVQVIDWTYSYAQARFSYKDLFMQGYINFSNAGNTYVLRTGELIVDKSKLLAGQVQHGASLGNQQHFIYGLDILLTQPNTGHTINGRNENKDSINEIGVYLQSETNLNSKVKLVAASRIDHHNRLDNLVFSPRLALIYKPTTNQNLRLTFNRAFDTPSSNNLYLDILSQEDPFGLKAISPDSKIDIRVQGVPVGGFQFRRSADGRPKFRSPFASLIGLTTSDFIELDDPLFSNVMWNVGRGVVLSKFEGQLAEMVASVIPLELNSTIPNVLSILNPASTSTPFNPVNDVVEIETLKPSIKQTIEFGYKEILGNKLLITVDFYHSVFKNFIAPLNVETPNVFLDGTSLSTELRQAISTLYAVSDAVTQATLTASFDDPGRGGNGNGTPVDEITDLFATNIAKIPFGTVTPEQAFDPTAIMLTYRNFGNISLSGADFGFIYYLNPNWSFTGNYSFVSDDFFPKSDSQPHNISLNAPKNKFSASIQYENPKTRFGGELRFRKIYSFPVNSNVYIGTVDAYTILDLNLTYQLPSSNHTRLSLTIQNLTNNKHIEMIGAPEIGRLALLRINQSF, from the coding sequence TTGTTCCAAACGGCTTTTTCAGCGAATGGACATTTAACAGGAAAGATTACCGATCGTGAAACTGGAAAGCCACTCATTGGAGCCTTGGTAACGATCAACCCACCAAAATTGAATGCCAAAAGCAATCAAGACGGAATTTACCTGGTTTCCAATATACCTGGCGGTAAATACACAATTGTGCTATCACATACAGGTTACCATGATGTAAGCCTGTCAGATATCCTTATCAACTCAGGAGAAACCACAACCATAGATACCTCTCTGCTTGCGATTCGTGTCGAAATGAATCCGTATACTGTAAGTGCATCTAAACGGCGGGAGAAATTATTGGAATCGCCGGCCCATGTTATCGTTATAGATGATATAGAAATTGAAAGCCGTACGGTTTTAACACCATCTGAACACTTAAAAACGATGCCGGCGCTTGATGTTGCAACAACTGGAATTAATCAATCGCTTGTTGTAGTACGAGGGTTCAATAATGTTTTTTCCGGTGCCCTATTGTCGCTAGTTGACTATCGTATTGCCAGAGTTCCATCCTTACGAGTTAATATCTACCATTGGATCCCAATTATTAATGAAGATTTGGAACGGATTGAAGTCGTTCTCGGACCTGGATCCGCTTTGTATGGTCCAAATAGTGCCAATGGTGTAATGCATATGTTCACCAAGTCGCCTTTTGATTCGGAGGGAACAAGGATCAGTATAGCAGGTGGCGAACGTAAAATTTTTATGGGTTCTTATCGACACGCTGGAAGTGTTAATAAGCGATTTGGTTATAAGATTTCAGGTCAATATTACCAGGGTATGGATTGGCTATATAACGATCCGGAAGAGCCGGAAAAAATTCTGAAGGCAAAGCAAACAAGTTCTGGCCGGATAGTAATAGGGGATAGTATTGATAATTCAAGGAATTTTGATGTTGAAAAGCTTTCCATAGATGCACGACTTGATTTTAACTTGAAGGATGATATGAAATTTATAGTTAATGGGGGATTCAACAAATCCAGTAATTTAGAGCTTACGGGTATTGGCGCGGTGCAAGTTATAGATTGGACATATAGTTACGCGCAAGCGCGTTTTTCCTATAAAGACCTGTTTATGCAAGGATATATCAATTTTAGTAATGCTGGCAATACCTATGTATTGCGAACAGGCGAATTAATCGTTGACAAATCCAAACTTTTGGCTGGCCAGGTACAACACGGGGCCTCGCTGGGTAACCAACAACATTTTATCTACGGGTTGGATATTTTATTAACCCAACCTAATACAGGCCACACAATAAATGGGCGCAATGAAAATAAAGATAGCATCAATGAAATTGGCGTCTATTTACAATCAGAAACCAATCTGAACTCAAAAGTGAAGTTGGTTGCAGCCTCACGCATAGATCACCACAACCGGCTTGATAATTTGGTTTTTTCACCACGTCTTGCGCTTATTTACAAACCAACTACAAACCAGAACCTTCGGTTAACCTTTAACCGCGCTTTCGATACACCATCTAGTAACAACCTTTACCTGGATATCCTGAGTCAGGAAGATCCGTTTGGCTTGAAGGCAATAAGTCCAGATTCTAAAATTGACATTCGAGTTCAGGGTGTACCTGTGGGTGGATTTCAATTTAGAAGAAGCGCTGACGGTCGACCAAAATTTCGTTCTCCCTTTGCTTCTTTAATTGGATTAACCACTTCAGACTTTATTGAACTGGATGATCCATTATTTTCTAATGTTATGTGGAACGTAGGGCGGGGTGTGGTTCTCAGCAAATTTGAAGGTCAGCTTGCCGAAATGGTTGCAAGCGTTATTCCGCTTGAGTTAAATTCGACAATTCCAAATGTTTTATCTATTCTTAATCCAGCTTCTACGTCGACTCCCTTTAATCCGGTCAATGATGTTGTTGAAATTGAAACTCTCAAACCCAGCATAAAGCAAACTATAGAATTTGGCTATAAAGAAATATTGGGGAACAAATTATTGATCACAGTAGATTTTTACCATTCGGTTTTCAAAAACTTCATCGCACCCCTCAATGTCGAAACACCAAATGTATTTTTGGATGGCACATCATTAAGCACAGAGCTTAGGCAGGCAATTAGTACACTCTATGCAGTCAGTGATGCTGTCACACAAGCTACATTAACCGCATCATTTGACGATCCGGGAAGGGGTGGAAATGGCAATGGCACACCTGTTGACGAAATCACAGACCTATTTGCGACAAATATTGCAAAGATCCCCTTTGGTACTGTAACACCCGAACAAGCTTTCGATCCAACTGCTATTATGCTGACTTATCGTAATTTCGGAAACATCTCTTTATCTGGAGCTGATTTTGGTTTCATCTATTATTTAAATCCCAATTGGTCTTTTACTGGTAATTATTCCTTTGTCTCCGATGATTTCTTTCCAAAATCAGATTCTCAACCCCATAATATCTCTTTGAATGCACCCAAAAATAAGTTTAGTGCCAGTATTCAATATGAAAATCCAAAAACCAGATTTGGCGGAGAGCTGCGCTTTCGGAAGATCTATAGCTTCCCGGTAAATTCGAACGTTTATATAGGTACTGTTGATGCATATACAATTCTAGACTTAAATTTAACCTATCAATTACCCTCTTCTAATCATACCAGGCTGTCTCTAACAATTCAGAACCTCACAAATAATAAGCATATTGAAATGATTGGAGCCCCTGAAATAGGGCGGTTGGCCTTATTGCGTATAAACCAATCTTTTTAA
- a CDS encoding TonB family protein: MKICPKCHKEYPFEAKLCSVDGTILIVQDKLIGKTIDGRYQIVEKIGEGGMGVVYKVRQIYLDEFFALKIILQDLAKDPEFIERFRKEAKTAVRINHPNAIIIHDFGVTEDGLLFLSMEYLESPDLSKLIKAYPNGMPLEVVLEITNQLCSVLSTVHQKGIIHRDLKPANIMVAVEEDKPIHVKVLDFGLAKAAGQTRLTKTNTTLGTVAYMSPEQARGEEVDHRSDIFSVGIILYEMLTGQLPFKGDYAHAVLYSILNEEPDLITNIRPDIPLELQQIVNKAMQKQPENRYQSVEALAADLEVISKLIKDDRSKYKDDLLPSLSTPATTPKESIIKQKPKFKERIRIFNNIWIWSSGILIGLLLVIFLFWPEKENFNFQARQYTLFKLAGDSLSALGKYYEALVRYDSAMTYKPNDLYVSSQKDSINQMLSDEEEESETERKYTLYKNEGDALFQQGDYNESNRKYKAALIHKPGDAYLLSKIEETKQRIADGKAKVDNEKRYTQFKDEGDSLFQTKDYIDSRRMYQAAISLKPGVSYLADKIEEINQIIGEETAKAEKDKLFMQFKTKGDSLFQSQKYLEAKLIYMEALKLKDNDPYTIQKIQECTALIAKKTPVSPQEEMPIVPLALLTEKPVFLNKVKPDYPRLAKRAGIKGKVLVRVLIDTKGNVEKVEILESHPTFDKEARAAARQCKFKPGKQGNKFVRTWFLIDFEW, translated from the coding sequence TTGAAAATCTGCCCGAAATGTCACAAAGAATATCCTTTTGAAGCTAAACTTTGTTCCGTTGATGGAACTATCCTTATAGTGCAGGATAAACTAATCGGTAAAACCATTGATGGCCGCTACCAGATTGTAGAGAAGATTGGTGAGGGTGGGATGGGGGTTGTCTATAAGGTGCGACAGATTTACCTCGATGAATTTTTTGCTCTCAAGATAATTCTCCAAGATTTAGCTAAAGATCCTGAGTTTATTGAGCGATTCAGAAAAGAAGCCAAAACCGCTGTTCGAATCAATCATCCCAATGCCATTATCATTCATGATTTTGGTGTGACAGAGGACGGCCTTTTGTTCCTCTCGATGGAATACCTGGAAAGTCCGGATTTAAGCAAACTTATCAAAGCATATCCTAATGGTATGCCATTAGAAGTGGTTTTAGAGATTACTAACCAACTTTGCTCGGTGCTTTCAACCGTGCATCAAAAGGGTATTATTCATCGTGATCTAAAGCCAGCAAATATAATGGTAGCCGTTGAGGAAGACAAACCCATCCATGTAAAAGTGCTGGATTTTGGTTTGGCAAAAGCTGCCGGTCAAACAAGGCTAACCAAAACAAACACAACTTTAGGTACAGTCGCTTATATGTCTCCAGAGCAAGCTAGAGGTGAAGAAGTTGATCACCGAAGCGACATTTTCTCCGTTGGCATCATATTATATGAGATGCTTACCGGGCAATTACCGTTTAAAGGTGATTATGCACACGCCGTACTGTATTCGATTTTGAACGAAGAACCGGACTTAATAACCAATATAAGACCTGATATTCCTTTAGAATTGCAACAAATTGTAAATAAGGCTATGCAAAAGCAACCGGAAAATCGCTATCAAAGTGTTGAAGCATTAGCCGCAGATTTAGAAGTCATATCAAAACTGATTAAAGATGATAGATCAAAATACAAAGATGATCTTCTCCCGAGTCTAAGCACACCAGCAACCACACCGAAAGAATCCATTATAAAGCAAAAACCGAAATTTAAAGAAAGGATACGGATATTCAACAATATATGGATATGGAGTTCCGGAATTTTGATAGGATTATTACTAGTAATTTTTTTATTTTGGCCGGAAAAAGAGAATTTCAATTTCCAGGCAAGGCAATACACACTGTTTAAGCTGGCAGGTGATTCTTTATCTGCACTCGGTAAGTATTATGAAGCCTTAGTCAGGTATGATTCTGCTATGACCTATAAACCAAATGACCTCTACGTTTCTAGTCAAAAAGATTCCATAAACCAAATGTTAAGTGATGAAGAAGAAGAATCTGAAACGGAAAGAAAATATACGCTATATAAAAATGAAGGAGATGCTTTATTTCAACAAGGGGACTATAATGAATCAAATCGTAAGTATAAAGCAGCTTTAATTCATAAACCTGGAGATGCTTATCTTCTTAGTAAAATAGAAGAGACGAAGCAAAGAATTGCTGATGGCAAAGCGAAAGTAGACAATGAAAAGCGGTATACACAATTTAAGGATGAAGGAGATTCATTATTTCAAACAAAGGACTATATTGATTCCAGACGTATGTACCAGGCTGCTATTTCGCTAAAACCAGGAGTTAGTTATTTAGCAGATAAGATTGAAGAGATAAACCAAATAATTGGTGAAGAAACTGCAAAAGCAGAGAAAGATAAGCTGTTTATGCAATTTAAGACCAAAGGTGATTCTCTATTTCAATCGCAAAAATATCTTGAAGCTAAATTGATATATATGGAAGCTTTAAAATTAAAAGATAATGATCCTTATACAATACAAAAAATTCAGGAGTGTACTGCTTTAATTGCTAAAAAAACTCCGGTTTCTCCACAAGAAGAAATGCCCATCGTGCCACTTGCACTACTCACGGAAAAACCCGTATTTTTAAACAAAGTCAAACCAGACTACCCACGATTAGCAAAGAGAGCGGGAATTAAAGGTAAGGTTCTAGTACGTGTCTTAATAGATACAAAAGGTAATGTCGAAAAGGTAGAGATTCTTGAGTCGCATCCAACTTTTGATAAAGAAGCAAGAGCGGCCGCTAGGCAATGTAAATTTAAACCAGGCAAGCAAGGTAATAAATTTGTTAGAACGTGGTTTCTAATTGATTTTGAATGGTAA